From a region of the Alnus glutinosa chromosome 1, dhAlnGlut1.1, whole genome shotgun sequence genome:
- the LOC133858276 gene encoding protein SAR DEFICIENT 4-like: protein MASTPNPRKNENPNTSPNNPTTTIAAPIFISTESLHSLLSHETLIHHLQSSLATVSSTLQTPIRQSYAVSPSSSLLLMPSWSLSPSLPYVGVKLVTYFPQNSSLNFPGVHASYVLFSSTTGQTLASMDGTVLTLYRTSCVSGLASKILARDDSETLVMIGAGALAPHLIKAHLSARPSLRRVIIWNRTTEKARKLAEEMQENGGFDGVSFESNGCLEEIVGLGDIVSCATNSETALVKGGSLKAGAHLDLVGSFKHCMRECDDEAIRRGRVFVDNEAALEEAGELVGAFERGVIEKGDIAGNLLELIKGEKVGRSNSGEITVFKSVGSAVVDTLASQLVYETYNHAELVH from the coding sequence ATGGCTTCTACACCCAACCCACGCAAAAATGAGAACCCAAACACAAGTCCCAATAACCCCACCACCACCATCGCAGCCCCAATCTTCATCTCCACCGAGTCTTTGCACTCCCTTCTCTCTCACGAAACCCTAATACACCACTTGCAATCCTCTCTCGCTACAGTCTCATCCACTCTCCAAACCCCGATCCGCCAAAGCTACGCCGTTTCACCCTCCTCCTCTCTCCTACTCATGCCCTCTTGGTCCTTATCCCCCTCCCTCCCCTACGTAGGCGTGAAGCTCGTGACCTACTTCCCTCAAAACTCCTCGCTAAACTTTCCAGGGGTGCATGCAAGTTACGTGCTATTCAGCTCCACAACCGGCCAAACTCTGGCTTCCATGGATGGCACTGTGTTGACCCTTTATAGAACATCATGCGTCTCAGGCTTAGCCTCGAAGATTTTGGCTAGAGACGATAGTGAGACCCTTGTGATGATTGGTGCGGGTGCTTTGGCGCCCCATTTGATCAAAGCCCATCTTTCGGCGAGACCCAGTTTGAGAAGAGTGATAATTTGGAATAGAACAACGGAGAAGGCGAGAAAATTGGCCGAGGAAATGCAAGAAAATGGTGGGTTTGATGGGGTGAGTTTTGAGAGTAATGGGTGTTTGGAGGAAATTGTCGGGCTGGGAGATATCGTGAGTTGCGCGACGAATTCGGAGACGGCGCTTGTGAAGGGCGGGAGTTTGAAGGCAGGGGCGCATCTGGATTTGGTTGGGTCGTTCAAGCATTGTATGAGGGAGTGCGACGACGAGGCAATAAGGAGAGGGAGAGTGTTTGTGGATAACGAGGCTGCGTTGGAGGAAGCAGGGGAATTGGTGGGTGCTTTTGAGAGAGGGGTGATTGAGAAGGGAGATATTGCAGGAAATTTGTTGGAGTTGATAAAGGGAGAGAAGGTTGGGAGGAGTAATTCGGGTGAAATAACTGTATTCAAGTCTGTTGGCTCGGCAGTTGTGGACACTCTTGCATCACAACTGGTGTATGAGACTTACAATCATGCTGAACTAGTTCAttag
- the LOC133862698 gene encoding receptor-like protein EIX2 codes for MDLAHNKLSGPIPRCFSSLSAMVKLNSDIIMAGHGWEKPVFLVTKGKGYEYGNNLYLVTSMDLSSNNLIGEIPDELTSLYGLQFLNLSNNQLHGKIPEKINALKLLESLDVSMNQLTGVIPQSMANLTFLSYLNLSYNNLSGRIPSGTQLQSFSALSFIGNHDLCGPPLMPSCVGDGSSLETTPNAEDEGREDSAWIDMKWLYMSMPFGFVVGFWGVFGPLAFNKAWRSAFFKFLDDMKYKFFNGD; via the coding sequence ATGGACCTTGCACATAACAAATTATCAGGACCCATTCCTCGATGCTTTAGTAGTTTGAGTGCCATGGTGAAACTCAACTCTGATATAATAATGGCCGGACATGGTTGGGAAAAACCAGTATTCTTGGTAACCAAGGGAAAAGGGTATGAATATGGCAATAATCTTTATCTCGTCACAAGCATGGACCTTTCGAGTAACAATTTAATTGGAGAAATCCCTGATGAACTCACCAGTCTTTACGGCCTACAATTCTTGAATTTGTCCAACAATCAACTTCATGGAAAGATTCCTGAAAAGATCAATGCCTTGAAATTATTGGAATCTCTCGATGTCTCAATGAATCAACTCACAGGTGTAATACCTCAAAGCATGGCAAATTTAACATTCTTGagttatttaaatttatcatataACAACCTTTCTGGTAGAATTCCGTCAGGCACTCAGCTTCAAAGCTTTAGTGCACTGAGTTTTATTGGCAACCATGATCTTTGTGGACCTCCACTTATGCCGAGCTGTGTTGGAGATGGCTCATCCCTTGAGACAACACCAAATGCTGAAGATGAAGGCAGAGAGGACAGTGCATGGATCGACATGAAGTGGCTTTATATGAGCATGCCATTTGGATTTGTAGTGGGGTTTTGGGGTGTATTTGGTCCATTAGCATTCAACAAGGCTTGGAGATCGGCtttctttaagtttttggaTGACATGAAGTATAAATTCTTCAACGGTGATTAA
- the LOC133862690 gene encoding receptor-like protein EIX1, producing the protein MWKGIGCDNVTGNVIQLNLRNPYDPNTEYEAFGLSQLGGHISDSLLGLKHLHYLDLSLNRFEDDNIPSFIGYLRNLRYLNLSNAGFVGTIPHQLANLSNLHSLDIRGYSLQVDNLEWLSHLSLLEFLDMTYVNLSKASNWLQVMNVLPSLSELRLSRCELDKYDPIPYVNFSSLTMLDLSHNWFPYSTFDWFHSLTSLVTLDLSDTQIHIPLRVAVQNMSCLRNLHLSNNNFSSTDLNMLYNISTLERLDLAYNNIQGVLPSAIGSLSGLMHLDLSTNGFEGKLPRSLGNMCNLQHLDLSYNKLGGGVYELLGNSSACTVKNMEFLDLSRNRLSGTLPDQLGEHKKLSILILGYNMLSGQIPVSIGNLSSLRKLDVSGNQLTGTIPVSLGHLSNLEWLSISNNFLEGFVSNMHFSNLTKLKTLQAYSNLLILRVTSNWVPPFQLRDLEMGSLRLGPRFPAWLQSQKDIRFLDLSNASISDVIPFWFWSLCSQIRILDLSQNQIRGSIPNLSCGGSIFLGSNNFSGPLPRISSSIQDLHQDLDLSNNSFHGSLSPLVCKQKERMEGGQVTVLDLSNNLISGELPDCWMNYSFLQVLNLGNNKLTGNIPSSIGSLSWLQHLYLERNNLSGDLPLSLQNCKFLEIADLSENLLSGSLPFG; encoded by the coding sequence ATGTGGAAAGGAATTGGCTGTGACAACGTAACTGGGAATGTCATCCAGCTAAATCTTAGAAACCCATATGACCCCAATACTGAATATGAAGCTTTTGGACTCTCACAATTGGGCGGACATATAAGTGATTCTCTACTGGGATTAAAGCATCTTCACTATTTGGACCTAAGTTTGAATCGTTTTGAAGACGATAATATTCCAAGCTTCATTGGTTACCTCCGGAATTTGAGATATCTAAATTTATCAAATGCGGGTTTCGTGGGTACAATTCCTCATCAGCTGGCAAATCTCTCCAACTTGCATTCTCTTGACATTCGAGGTTACTCCCTGCAAGTCGACAATCTTGAATGGTTATCTCATCTTTCTTTGTTGGAATTCCTTGACATGACTTACGTCAATCTTAGTAAAGCATCTAACTGGCTACAGGTGATGAACGTGCTCCCTTCTCTATCAGAGTTACGCTTGTCTCGTTGTGAACTTGATAAGTATGATCCTATTCCTTATGTTAATTTTTCATCTCTCACTATGCTTGATCTTTCACATAACTGGTTTCCTTATTCAACATTTGACTGGTTTCATAGTCTTACATCTCTTGTTACACTTGATCTAAGTGACACTCAGATTCATATCCCACTTCGGGTTGCTGTCCAAAACATGTCTTGTTTGAGAAATCTGCATCTCTCAAATAACAACTTCTCTTCCACAGATCTTAACATGTTATACAATATAAGTACTCTTGAAAGACTTGATCTTGCATATAACAACATTCAAGGTGTACTTCCTAGTGCCATTGGATCCCTTTCCGGACTGATGCACCTTGACCTGTCAACCAATGGTTTTGAAGGAAAATTACCAAGATCCTTGGGAAATATGTGTAATCTGCAACATTTGGATTTATCTTACAACAAACTTGGGGGAGGTGTGTATGAACTGTTAGGAAATTCTTCTGCATGCACAGTAAAAAATATGGAGTTTTTAGACTTGTCTCGGAATCGACTTTCAGGTACTCTGCCTGATCAATTGGGAGAGCATAAAAAACTGTCGATTCTTATTCTTGGCTATAACATGCTTTCTGGTCAAATTCCCGTGTCTATAGGAAATTTGTCTTCATTGAGGAAACTTGATGTCTCTGGCAATCAACTAACTGGAACAATTCCTGTAAGTCTTGGACATCTTTCAAATCTTGAATGGTTAAGcatctctaacaattttttagagggttttgtttcaaatatgcatttttccaacctaacaaaattgaaaacacTTCAAGCCTATTCAAACTTGTTGATTTTGAGAGTAACTTCTAATTGGGTTCCTCCTTTTCAACTTCGAGATTTGGAGATGGGATCATTGAGACTAGGGCCACGATTCCCTGCCTGGCTTCAATCACAAAAAGATATTCGATTTCTAGATTTATCGAATGCTAGTATTTCAGATGTTATCCCTTTTTGGTTTTGGAGCCTCTGTTCCCAAATTCGTATTCTCGATCTTTCTCAAAACCAAATTCGTGGCAGTATTCCAAATTTATCTTGTGGAGGATCAATCTTTCTTGGTTCAAACAACTTTTCTGGCCCTCTCCCCCGTATCTCTTCTAGCATTCAGGATTTACATCAGGATTTAGATCTTTCCAATAACTCATTCCACGGATCTCTTTCTCCCCTCGTTTGTAAACAAAAAGAGAGAATGGAAGGAGGTCAAGTAACTGTTCTTGATTTGTCAAACAATCTCATATCTGGAGAACTTCCTGACTGTTGGATGAACTATTCTTTTTTACAAGTGTTAAACTTGGGGAACAATAAGTTAACAGGAAATATACCGAGTTCCATAGGTTCTCTATCTTGGCTTCAGCACTTGTACTTGGAGAGAAACAATTTGTCTGGAGATTTACCATTGTCCTTGCAAAATTGCAAATTCCTAGAGATTGCCGATCTCAGTGAGAATCTTTTGTCTGGCAGCTTACCATTTGGTTGA